Proteins encoded together in one Oncorhynchus masou masou isolate Uvic2021 chromosome 3, UVic_Omas_1.1, whole genome shotgun sequence window:
- the LOC135517059 gene encoding regulator of G-protein signaling 21-like: MLILVTSPSRELHPLNIDMEDNRRKQTKGCDLRSRLQRRSSHAPNTERLSTEEIILWSQSLERLLTSKYGMATFQAFLKSEFSDENIEFWLICEDYKKIKSSFRLSSRAKKIYKTYIEAEAPKEINIDHKTRDLIGQNVKTPSTVCFDEAQRIVYSLMEKDSYPRFLRSNIYRTLLDSASDYTKM; encoded by the exons ATGCTTATCTTAGTCACATCACCATCAAGGGAACTGCATCCACTCAACATTGACATGGAGGACAACAGAAGAAAGCAGACAAA GGGATGCGACTTGAGGTCCCGACTACAACGCAGATCTTCCCATGCCCCTAACACTGAACG ACTTAGTACTGAGGAAATTATCCTGTGGTCCCAGTCTTTGGAGAGACTTCTCACATCAAAAT ATGGCATGGCAACATTTCAGGCCTTTCTGAAATCAGAGTTCAGCGATGAGAACATTGAATTCTGGCTGATCTGTGAAGACTACAAGAAGATTAAGTCCTCCTTCAGGCTGTCCTCCAGGGCCAAGAAGATCTACAAGACATACATTGAAGCTGAGGCTCCAAAAGAG ATCAACATTGACCACAAGACCAGAGATCTCATCGGGCAGAATGTGAAGACGCCCTCCACAGTTTGCTTCGACGAGGCCCAGAGGATTGTGTACAGCCTGATGGAGAAAGACTCCTACCCCAGGTTCCTCAGATCCAACATCTACAGGACCTTATTGGACTCCGCATCAGACTACACGAAGATGTGA